The proteins below come from a single Sorghum bicolor cultivar BTx623 chromosome 4, Sorghum_bicolor_NCBIv3, whole genome shotgun sequence genomic window:
- the LOC8078946 gene encoding uncharacterized protein LOC8078946, translating into MKLDVPARQRSAQDAEQNGKAVAVGVLGIEPWSHPKLPLPGRGARADADANALVPPLNFAMVDDGIFRSGLPDAANFRFLLSLNLRSIVYLCPEPYPEENVQFLQQNGIQLHQFGIEGSKSGPTVPDTMLAQEPFVYIPEETIREALKVILDVRNQPVLIHCKRGKHRTGCVVGCLRKLQKWCLSSVFDEYLHFAAAKARSTDQRFMELFDASSLMHLTASQCSDALNRTANGVHIQRTSGPIGPYKQGHKTTPPGSPEPVAVSPACLTLVAMAPKRSAPPPPPPPPAASSEETASVSGSEEEEDEEEIAYSPPPAAPKRIAPPPQKDQESEGSDEDEDGEEEEHEEEEEEEEEEDEKANHVIPSSATKNPPPPPPTREESKTSDEEEEEEEEEEEAADDEMPQTKPAANQEVGPKGAKRPSAPFQRTWSTDDEFRILEVLAAHRLEHGTLPQADVLANALAGKLDNSGCSLSELQSKVRSLQTRYTKAVKKGAPPSKGHDHRLFDLLKNVWPSVTKPAAKAAANSGAGREPDEMCGLYPYLAEEVQALQKAHPGLFKREFGMIDDSKAHALDEKIKKQRHAQMRLHLRHHDLIKEVTKTLMYLAE; encoded by the exons ATGAAGCTGGATGTTCCGGCGAGGCAGAGGAGCGCCCAGGATGCAGAGCAGAACGGCAAGGCAGTGGCCGTGGGCGTCCTCGGCATTGAGCCATGGAGCCACCCGAAGCTCCCTCtccccggccgcggcgcgcgggccgacgccgacgccaacGCCCTGGTGCCGCCGCTCAACTTCGCCATGGTCGACGACGGCATCTTCCGCTCGGGCCTCCCGGACGCCGCCAACTTCCGCTTCCTGCTCTCCCTCAACCTGCGCTCCATCGT GTACCTGTGCCCGGAGCCGTACCCGGAGGAGAACGTGCAGTTCCTGCAGCAGAACGGCATCCAGCTTCACCAGTTCGGCATCGAAGGGAGCAAG AGTGGTCCGACAGTGCCGGATACCATGTTGGCGCAGGAACCATTCGTCTACATTCCTGAAGAAACGATCAGAGAGGCGCTCAAAGTCATCCTTG ACGTAAGAAACCAGCCGGTGCTCATCCACTGCAAGAGAGGCAAG CACCGGACTGGCTGCGTCGTCGGATGCCTGAGGAAGCTGCAGAAGTGGTGCCTGTCTTCAGTGTTCGACGAGTACCTGCACTTCGCGGCGGCGAAGGCAAGGAGCACTGACCAGAGGTTCATGGAGCTGTTCGACGCGTCGAGCTTGATGCACCTGACGGCCTCGCA ATGCTCCGACGCCCTGAATCGAACGGCTAACGGGGTCCACATCCAACGGACGAGCGGCCCAATCGGGCCCTATAAACAAGGACACAAAACAACGCCGCCGGGAAGCCCCGAGCCCGTCGCCGTCTCCCCCGCTTGTCTAACCCTAGTTGCCATGGCCCCCAAGCGCTCGGCTCCacctccgccgcctccgcccccgGCTGCCTCCTCCGAGGAGACCGCCTCTGTTTCGGGctcagaggaggaggaggacgaggaggagatcGCCTACTCACCCCCTCCGGCCGCTCCCAAGCGCATTGCTCCGCCGCCGCAGAAGGACCAGGAATCCGAAGGGTCCGATGAGGATGAAgatggcgaggaggaggagcacgaagaagaagaagaagaggaagaggaagaggacgaGAAGGCCAACCACGTGATCCCTTCTTCCGCCACCAagaacccgccgccgccgccgccgactcgCGAGGAATCCAAGACTTCCgacgaagaagaagaggaggaggaggaggaagaggaggcggcGGACGACGAGATGCCGCAGACGAAGCCCGCTGCAAATCAAGAGGTGGGGCCTAAGGGCGCAAAGCGGCCGAGCGCGCCGTTCCAGCGCACCTGGTCGACTGACGACGAGTTCCGCATCCTGGAGGTCCTCGCCGCGCACCGCCTGGAGCACGGCACGCTGCCTCAAGCAGACGTGCTGGCCAACGCTCTCGCCGGTAAGCTCGACAACAGTGGCTGCAGCCTCTCCGAGCTCCAGAGTAAGGTGAGGAGCTTGCAGACCCGGTACACCAAAGCGGTCAAGAAGGGCGCGCCGCCGAGCAAGGGTCACGACCACCGTCTCTTCGACCTCCTCAAGAACGTCTGGCCTTCCGTTACCAAACCGGCGGCTAAGGCGGCGGCTAACAGTGGTGCTGGGAGGGAGCCTGACGAGATGTGTGGGCTGTACCCATACCTTGCGGAGGAGGTGCAGGCACTTCAGAAGGCACACCCGGGCTTGTTCAAGCGGGAGTTCGGGATGATCGACGATAGCAAGGCCCACGCACTGGACGAGAAGATCAAGAAGCAGAGGCATGCACAGATGAGGCTTCATCTGCGCCACCACGACCTGATCAAGGAAGTGACAAAGACGCTCATGTACCTGGCTGAGTGA
- the LOC110434855 gene encoding cis-zeatin O-glucosyltransferase 1-like: MLLPATEGGYSLLASFVVHSSRSRLKLLGSDYCMYDENQTARRQESSFRRCPIPAVLAPVTAVVASHPRRCRAPGRPGLHPPRTPICRRRPRRWGRAPTSPPPSTPPSAADAQRAGSVLYVSLGSFLSVSAAQFDEIAAGLAETKARFLWVLRDADACSRARGLIRDPDAGRIVPWTDQLRVLCHRSVLYVFTHYGMNSALEAVYSLASGTWPGPTSSSVERRSPRPWRG, encoded by the exons ATGCTGTTGCCTGCAACAGAAGGCGGCTACAGCCTCCTCGCCTCGTTCGTAGTACATTCATCGCGCTCAC GGCTCAAGTTGCTGGGCAGTGACTACTGCATGTACGACGAGAACCAAACTGCACGTCGTCAAGAGTCTA GCTTCCGCCGCTGCCCCATCCCCGCCGTCCTCGCGCCCGTCACCGCCGTCGTCGCGTCCCATCCCCGCCGTTGTCGCGCCCCCGGCCGTCCCGGCCTTCATCCCCCCAGGACTCCCATCTGCCGCCGGCGTCCTCGTCGTTGGGGGCGCGCTCCGACCTCGCCGCCGCCTTCTACACCTCCATCAGCTGCGGACGCACAGCGCGCGGGCTCGGTGCTGTACGTCTCGCTCGGCAGCTTCCTCTCGGTGTCCGCCGCCCAGTTCGACGAGATCGCCGCTGGCCTGGCCGAGACCAAGGCCAGGTTCTTGTGGGTGCTCCGCGACGCCGACGCGTGCTCCCGCGCGCGAGGCCTGATCCGCGATCCCGACGCCGGACGCATCGTGCCGTGGACGGACCAGCTAAGGGTGCTGTGCCACCGCTCGGTGCTGTACGTCTTCACCCACTACGGCATGAACTCGGCACTCGAGGCGGTGTACTCGTTGGCCTCAGGGACATGGCCCGGGCCGACGTCGTCGTCGGTAGAGAGGAGATCGCCGCGGCCGTGGAGAGGCTGA